Within Solea solea chromosome 1, fSolSol10.1, whole genome shotgun sequence, the genomic segment TgtgcaaacatgacaaaaaaaaatccatatcaGTCTTACATTATGACGGATTCATTTTTTTGTCCCATGACTATTGAATGAAACTTGCCTTTGGATGTGTTCCACTTAAACCTTTGTTTAATATTGTTGGTTCTGCAATGAAATACATGATAATAAACTTAATGTGAGATGTTGACTGCgtgtaaatattatttatttggtcTATATTGTTCTATGTATTAGTATTTAATGTTGCCTGGGGGGTATTTATGTCAGAGTAAGTCAGCAAGTTTGCTGCTAATACTTTATAAACATTCTAGTCTTAAGTACAGTTCTTTTCCCCAGGCAATCACACTGTTAAACAAAAGATAACTGCCTCCAATGCtcgtatatatgtatagaaaTGTGCGTGTGTCTACATCGAGCTCACAATTCTGAtcttcaaaaactaaaaaactgtCTGTCAGTTGTCCATTTATTGTACTtgtcatgtttctgttttctgttttaagtGTAATTACATAGGTAACGAAAAAATATTCGCTTTATGTGCTTTTAtgtgacgacatactatactatgactttttctaagtgatttcggacgacatactctgactttttttgacagtttatatttaaacatttttgacacaaacaTAATCCTGTGCTGCTACATGTAAATAATTCTCCAAATtgtctattatttattttaaacaaattcaACTCAACTCACTAAGTGCTTACACTGTGATTGTCCATCTTTGGTGATGCTAAAGTGCGCAAGGGAAAtaatattaagaaaaaaaagttagtgtTCAACCAATTCGCTTTTAAGTCCAACTGTGAAATGCACTCCATTCTCTACAGTAACAGTCTCATGACAGTTAGcaactgtgacattttacacacaacTTTTGAAATGAATCATCTATGTTTATACTTAGACGATAAGAACTGCAAGTGGATCCTTTCAGCAGCTTGATGAAGAGGAAACATtcgtccagcagatggcagcatttCAATGAGAACATTAacggggacatattataccctatttctccaagttaaaatagttccctggtgtcctaatgaacatggtttgttgtttttctctggaCTCTAAGAATGTATTTGCAGAATTCAGTGTGGAAGGTTTCAATTTGATGTTTGTCCCAATTAGAAAAATCCTGGTTTGTTAATGGACCAGATATTTCACTACCATATAATGCAATTGGTTGGATTACTGTTTTACAAATTTTGAGCCAGATTGGGTTCGGAATATTAATTTTAGTGGATTTTCGTATTGCATTGGGTCCGTCTTGCTTTTTCTCTCAGCTGGTTTATTGCAGCATTGAGGTTCCCTGTAGACGTCATTTAATCCTaggtatgtgtatgtgttagtGTGCTCTATGAGGGTTGGACTGTTTCTCTCACTCTGAAACACCACAATCTTAGTTCTTCTTGTTGACTGTCAGGGCCCAACAGAATTGTTGAAGgtggtctaggagctgttgtagtccctcttcagaGTTGGACAGCAGCACtacatcatctgcatacaagAGACATTTGATCTCTCTGTTGTTCAGGATAAGGCCTGGAGATGTGAGATAAGATGGTCAtgacacataataataaaaatatctgcaatgacttttactttgaaagggtCGCAGACCAAAATCGCGTTTTCGCCTTTACAAGCGGAGAGATCGCGAGAGTTTGTATATCGCGATACCTATCATTCAAAATCCGCAGATCTCGCGTGCTCTAAGATACGTGGGCCTCTCACAAGAAGGTTTGCTGCATGGCGGTCACGGAGACTGCGGTAAATAAAAATCCTTCAAGAGTCTTTTAAATCTATCTCAGCTGCAGCGGTTGGTGCGTGGGTTGAACGCAATGTCGGGTGCAGTTTAGCTGTGTTAAATACAATGTAAAGTGACTATATATAACTGCGAGGCAAACGGCTTATTTTACGCGCCAACGTAATGAATACCTCGCTAGCTAACTTCAGCTAGCTCCGTGCTAACAATAATTGCAAAACCAGGCCTCACTAGTCGCGTTGTGCATTTATAATTATTACACGGTCCATGCTACTGTGGCGTAATTGAGACTCATATAATTAGTAATTATATATCTTGTTCGACTTGTGTTTAACCACAATCTCTCATTGTTCCTGTACCTACGTACCGCATGTTTCGTTTACAATAGCATCCAGTCGGTAGCAGTAATGTGTCTACAGCTAACATTAGCGTAGTAAAAATCAGCGGGTAAAATGACTAGCTGTGTATACACCACAATGTAATTAcactttatatatttattagcTGTgtgattctcttttttttagtctGAAGCCGTTTTTTATTTCCCTAGAATTTGTTGAATTGTTAAAGCTTCCCCATCAGTGCTCTTCCCCTCGGGGGCTTTCCTGCCTCAGTCTGGTGGACCCAGCGATTAGCGGGTTGCGTAGGTAAGGACTTCGTCCGGTCCCACCTGGTTTAAATCCGGGTGTATGTCCTGTATATGCtatatttaatgttaatatGTGCTGTATGAGGTGATGTGACTTTTAGTGCACTGGAGGGAGGttttaactttaatttcaaTTATGGGTGTATTCACTGAAGGGTGTtggtacgttttttttttttattttcctccatttttaAGGTGACttgctgtttgtgattttcagggAGGTGAAGCTCTGACGATGGAGAATGGACAAGGCACAGGCTCCAAGCTTGGCCTGCCGCCTCTCACTGCTGAGCAGCAGGAGGCACTTCAGAgggtaataaaaaaatcacatgttaATGAGTCCTTAGTGATGGACTATTTTATTGGGTCAATATCGGTATTTGCTTTAAAGTGTTGTAAGGAagttgatgtaaaaaaaaaaaaaaaaagacatttctagTTCATAGCGCCCAGCCCTGATTTAAATAATGTTCTTACTtggtgtgtgtacatttaaggtgaaataatttcatttggaatattaaataattaaagttaCAAATTGTAAGTGTACAGTCACCAGAttgtattaattgtttttttttgttattcaagaatgagccttttatactCACATCAGGAGCTGGGCCAACACTTtggaggcagccattttgaccaccatgtttttacaatggCTCActatggacaaactaaacatttttgAGTTGTGATGCTAACAGAAAGCCTCATTCTCCAACACATTTGGAAGGGAAGAGTAAGATGTGGggtattcagctgcaacatgctacttcagtaatattttttttattttatttatcctgTATTTAGCCAGGAATGTCCCATTTGTGATACAAGAACTGTTGGAATGTtgctaaatgtcacacactacacctttttaaataaagccaGTAGAAGTctaagcatgttttttttgagtgAACCATACTTTACCTggtacatgttttattttttactacaAAAAATGTAAGTGTTTCTAATTTCCTGCATAgcttgtttcctgtttgaatgtaaatgtatggATACAGTATCTGTGTCTTGGTTACAATACTACAGCTTAAATCTTATATAAATCATCTCATTTTCCAGGCAAAGAAGTATGCCATGGAACAAAGCATTAAGAGTGTGTTGGTGAAGCAGACCATTGCCCATCAGCAACAACAGCTCACCAACCTGCAGGTGAGATATGTAAAACGTTTTTGGTACaccatttaaatgtttgtaatgCGTGTCACCTTTAAGTCTTGATTCTAGACAGGGTATCTTAGCCTTTCTATACTTTAGGGATTCAGACATCTGTCTCAGAAGTCTGTTTTGGGTTAGTTCCTTTGGAAGTCTTGCTCCCTACTCCCTCTGAAACCAAAATCACACGTGTAGGCCATGTGTCCTTGCTTTTGCttctattcttctttttttcagatgCTGAAGATCATCGTGAACGAATTGGTTATCATGTTAAATGCTTTGCAATCTTTAGGGGACTTGTAAATGTGTATTGCTGTGTGGTGATTTGTAGTTCAGATAAGGAAGGCAACTCTCCAGACTGTATGTTGTTTAGATGGAGGGTCTGAATATAACTGTAGTTTTATCCACTTTTGTTTATCTAGCAAAGCAATTACCTTTTTGAAAAAGCAAAGCTAAGGGATATCTAACCTACTTTTCAGCACTTTTttcatctttactgtctttCAGATGGCAGCAGTGACAATGGGCTTTGGAGATCCTCTCTCACCTTTACAATCGGTCAATAgattattaaattttttttctgtgcgaATTCCCAATGGAAAAAGGACTGTTACCCTTCTTTTACTAGTTGCTTTGACAACATTCCCTGCCCTTTTGTTAAACCAAGGAATGCATATTTTGTATGAAAACATGGCTTTCTTACTGCTACAGTATCAGATTATGTCCATACTTCAGGATGATATTTCTTAGTTAATTGTCCGAAGTTCTTGTTAAAGTCATGGTATCATCTGAATTATTATTTTGCCAAAAGTAAGATGTAGCTCTCTGCCTATTTAGTAAATTCTCTGTTGAGGGTTTATAAATGTGAGAAAAGTCATGTCTCTTTGAAAAATATGCATTTGTTCTATTTACATacagaaagctcttggcatgggaCAAAAGAGGGATAGCAATCCCTATAATGGACCAAAATGAGAGAACTGCTGGAACAGGCATCTTTTGGCCATCTTAACATCAAATTTTTTCTATTAATGAATAAGTAAACCTTTCTGTCATGATTTACGCGCATGTTAACTTTTGTTggcaacagaaataaaatagagtGAAGCAGGCTGacttaaaaacacaagtaaaacatGGTAACTTCTTGTGGTTAAACCATTGCTTCCCTTAGAATTGAGAAGGAAGTTTGAAATGCTTTCATCAAGACTTTTTATGATGGATTTCGTTTGAACCCCACGATTACTTTTGTTACCTTACTTGCATCCCTGGACTACAGGTCAGTTACTGAAGCCAAACATTTGTGAGGGCTGTGCATGTCAAtcacttcagtgtgttttccTCCATACGTCTGTTCAGTAGTAACAGAATAGAGGCCATATTGTAATTTCAAGTGGTGACATCAATAAGTAAATACTGCTACACATGGTTTTTTTCACACAGCTCTTTCCATTTATTACAGTTTCTGATTGTTTCCAAATTTACCTGTCCAGACCCCCTGAATTGGCCTCTAACTATTTTTGGGGAAAGCAAGCACAGTAGAAAATACTACACATTTATtagtggttttgtgtgtgtgtgtgtataattctGTCCTTTCTTCTACTCTCTAATGCTTATCGTGTGTTTTTCCTGGTTGGCAGGTGGCAGCTCAGCGGCAGCGTGCTCTGGCTATCATGTGTCGAGTGTATGTGGGCTCCATATACTATGAACTTGGTGAGGACACCATCAGGCAGGCCTTTGCCCCCTTCGGCCCAATCAAGAGCATTGACATGTCTTGGGATTCTGTTACAATGAAACACAAGGTCAGTAATAGAATGACAGTGTTAAACTGGAGGCAAATTATTTTCTCCCACTTTAGTTTTAATGTGGAAGattacaaacaaatgtgttttcagtgtttgtatATGTTGTGCTTTTCTTGCTCTTCCTTTCACTGTGCAGGGGTTTGCCTTTGTGGAGTATGATGTGCCAGAGGCTGCTCAGCTGGCTCTGGAGCAGATGAACTCAGTCATGTTGGGGGGGAGAAACATAAAGGTACGTTTGTTTAGAGGTATGACAATTTCATAGGTTCTTAGGACCACATGAACATAGTGAACCAAATCCTTTTCTGTAACTGTTTCTGGTGTAGTTTGAATAAGCAGAACTTTGGATTTCTCCCGACATTTAAGATGCTAAGTCAGTTTGTCAATTACTTGCATTCATGGTATGTAACTGACTTGTACGTGACTAATTCTTCTCTCTTTGCTTGTCTTGTGTCTTGATTTACAGGTGCGTGCGTATGTCTGGGTGAATGTTAAGAGtactgtctgttgtgttgtgtgttatgCTTCTACAATACCATCAAGGCTGTTTTAGTGACCAGTTGCAGTCTGATGCCCAGTGGCGCGTGGCGCCGCTCCATGTCATGGTGCGCTGATGATGGGCTGCGCCTGGTTGGTGTTCCTTGGCCGCCACATCTGTAGTACAGATCCCCAGTCCCAAATAGCTGCTCATATTACAAAGGGAATTTACTACTTTTCCCAAAGACAGGACGTTGTCAGAGTGCAGAATTGAGGCATAAGGACAGGTAATGCGTTCCTCTTTCGGTTTTGCCACCAGCTCAGCCAGTCACGCTGTGCATAAGTCTGGTGATGTGaagctgtatttatttttgtttaacagTATTGCAGTTAtctgcaaaaaataaacaatcagaATATTTAGTTTCTTGTCCAGTGGTGACAATTTGACaaccttttttcacatttatctGAGCTTGTTGTATCCTCAAGAGTGTAGATATACTCCCAGAAGGTCCAGTTGCCTATATCTACCCTCCTGAGGATAATTGGATTTGTGTGAAACCTGGGTTCTCATTTAATAGACATCCCCGCCTGATTTTGAATTTGTGGTCATTTTCATTGAATCCCTTAATGTTAATGTAAGAACTGGATGAATTTTTGTTCATAGTTGAGTGTTAAGTTTTTGTCCTGTTGTATCTCACAGCTTCACTTTTAGAAATTTAAgaatgatttaatcattcaataTAATTTTGATAAACACCGTTCTCTTCTGATGAGGTGGTTAAGTGTTAAGTATTTTGTTCCTGGTGGCCAGGATGAGTGATGAGAGTAGCCCCAGGTTTTAAATCAACATCAAAAGTTCAAGGCGCAAGCAGAGGAAGCTTGACAGGAAAGCTTAGTTATGATTGTAGGTGAGTGGCATTGATTCGGTGGCTGCCGAAAGTAAGCGTTGCAGGGATTTATGGTTTTGCAGTTATGCGTCCTTGGTTGGTAGTGTAAGCCCCCTTACTCAGTAGCACTGCTGGTATGATCTGTGCTATAGGTGGGGCGGCCAAGTAACATCGGGCAGGCGCAACCCATCATTGACCAGCTGGCAGAGGAGGCGCGCGCCTTTAACCGGATCTACGTGGCGTCCGTTCACCCGGACTTGTCAGATGATGACATCAAGAGTGTTTTTGAGGCCTTCGGAAGGATCAAGTCTTGCACGTTAGCCAGAGACCCCACGTCAGGGCGACACAGAGGCTTTGGCTTCATTGGTGAGCTGGGGGCCCTCATTCGCTCGTGCTCCTGCCTTGGCCTAACTCTGCTACTAACAGCTGTTTTTATTCCCTTACAGAGTATGAAAAGCCTCAGTCAGCTCTGGACGCTGTGTCTTCTATGAACCTCTTTGACCTGGGGGGTCAGTACCTACGGGTGGGCAAAGCAGTGACCCCGCCCATGCCCCTACTGACCCCCACGACCCCTGGTGGTCTGccacctgctgcagctgtggctGCAGCGGCAGCTACCGCTAAGATAACGGCCCAGGCAAGTATGAATCCCTTCCAAAGGGATTTAATGGCCTTCCAGGTAAATATAACCCAGATTTAGCTAGAATTGACACCAAAAAGCACAGAAAACATGGGCATAAACGTTTTATTGACGTGACTGGGAGAAGGCCAGTTTTCTAGAAAATAGTGGGTGCCCTTTCAGCGTGTCAATTAACAGCCCTTATATATGAGACATTGTGGGCTTCGTCTTTGCAAATCCAgtttaatgtgcacaaacagTATACACAAAACGTCTCTTTTTGTATCTTACAATCACAGCTCCTCCCATTCACTGATAAGATGCGTAAGCTAAGAGTCTGGTCTCTTAGCTAACACCGTGACAGCTATTTCAGTGCTCATGTCTGCTATGTCAGTCAAGGACTAACAAGCAATTATATATATTGTaggattttgttttaaaatcattGCTGCTGTTTCTATTTCACATACCAATTAAAGATGTATTGAAATGTTGGTGACTTTAATTCTCACAAAGAGTCGAGGTTGAGCTCACTCTGCCATGCTGTGTGATCGTTGACTGTGCTGCCTTGtgctgtgttctgtgtgtttcccTTACCTAATGTCTTCGGCCCCCCCTCTCTTAAGGAGGCTGTAGCCGGCGCATCAGTCTTGGGGGCGTTGGCTGCGCCCCAACTTCTTGGTCAGCAAATGGGAATACCTCAGGCTGTTATGGCTGCCCAGGCACCTGGGGTGATAACAGGCAAGTGGAAAGAAAAGTGTATCATTTTCATAAAAGCAAATATGATTTCATGTCATTCAAAGCACAGCTGTACATGATATGCACTTGCAACAACATTTTTAACTAACTAGTGTGACTCAGCAGtgaagcattgttttttttaaatggctggtTATGGTTGGTTGTAAATGTGTCAACACAAATTTGGTACCTGTTTAGTAGTCAGCATCACGTTACAAACTTCGGTCACATTACCAGCCACGTCGTTCAATTCCATTCTATACAGATTAGATTTATGGTTCACATTATATAACTACAAGTGTCTTGCTTTTCACTTTCACGGGAATGCGACTGAACTCTGAAACAGCACATGTGAGCACACTTCTGTACTGTTGTGTGGTGCATGGATTCTGATAGAAACTTACTCAAGTTGCATGGCCATGTAGTGGATATAATGTATAGCTGATCTAGGACTACATACTCgagtgacacaaatctaatttcaATTGGTGATTCAATTTTTCGTGTCTATACAGCCCTGCAACTGCAATACAGTCCTGGCATACTACAGCACAGAGTCCccaaaatcctatatatcgTATACTTCTATtcaaagtgtaaataaaaatcagcaactgAATTTTAGCCGAGTTGTGTAATGgtcaatttatttattctttatagGTGAAGataatttgtttttacaaaggTTTTAACGGCTTCATTGTTTAAAATTGACTAACGGAATGACAGTAGATCTGGAGGTTGTGGTATCAGACACGAAAAGTTGACATGGTGCAGTCCCTAGTATGGACAAATTTCTTGAAACGTtgccctgtttgttttttttaagaacgaAAAAGATTGTATTAGGCAAGCACTGTTTCTATGTGGATAACTGCCATAGTTTTAcaaattatataatttataggtgtgtatatatacaagtaaatatgtttttaaaaaaaaacatttcgaagtaaatttatttataattggTCTCAAACAGACTTGCACAAATGATAGTTGTGTTCATCTGccatcatcctcttcatcttttttttttcttttagagtGGCTGAAGTGTTGTCAAATGGAAAAAAGCATGAGTACACTCAATTGACACATTGCAGGCCTTTGATGACATATGAGATCAATATTTGtttatcaggttttttttgttatttgtctgtTCTGACTGCATGTGACGTCTTCTTTCCACAGGTGTCACGCCAGTGCGTCCTCCCATACCGGTGCTTCCCCAGGTTGGTCTTGTGAACCCAGTACTTGCATCGCCACCGGTCCTGTCTAATCAAGCTGGTGGCTCCAACCTacaagagaagaaagaggagaaagaagagatGCTTCAGGATGGTACAGGACAGGAGATGTTGAGTGACCAAGAGCACATGAGTATCTCGGGCAGCAGTGCCAGACATATGGTGATGCAGAAACTTCTTAGAAAGTCAGAGGTGAGATTCAGGAAAcctttttacatattttacccCTTTCAATTACTTAATTCCTAATTTGTACTGATTTAAAATCTTTCTTTTATTCAGTCCACGGTGATGGTGCTTCGAAATATGGTTGGACCAGAGGACATTGACGATGACCTGGAGGGCGAGGTGACGGAGGAGTGTGGCAAGTTTGGCTCTGTAAACAGAGTCATCATTTACCAAGAAAAgcaaggagaagaggaggatgcaGATATCATCGTGAAAATCTTTGTAGAGTTTTCCATGGCCTCCGAGATGAACAAAGCTATCCAGGCTCTGAATGACCGCTGGTTTGGGGGCCGCAAAGTTGTGGCAGAGGTGTATGACCAAGACCGTTTCAACAGCAGTGACCTGTctgcataaaataaaatggttaaCCAGCACCCATCCTCCCTATATCTGTCGCTCCTTTCAGCCACAGTCACTGCAGCAAGAGATGTGGGCATCTGAACCttgtaattaatgtttttattttcttttttaaaattgcTGTTGATATTGATGTTAAACAGCCCATTGGGTTGATTCACTCATTAAGTACTTTTGTCCGAATTTGCTTTGTGATCAGTGAAGACTCCCTTTTTGGTTAAAGTTTTTGTAATCCAGTCTTGTAAAAACGCTTAGGTTTCCTgccttagttacttttttttttcttttttcattcatgAAATTTCTGGGACATGtaaacactttttctttcttattattAAAGgctattgttttgtccacaaagttTGATGCATTTTTCTGTGAAAGTGTTGGTTGTAGAGCCAAGTATAAACTTAAAGTAGCTTCTGCTTTGGTAGTGTTTGTAGTAAATAACACTCAAAGTAGAAAAGCAGTCACAAACAAATGGCAGCTATTGACTAATGTGTAGATTAATAAATGGCATAAACAGATTTTACATGTCAGGTAGAGCATGACATGAACATGTACTGCTGTCAGGTATTGCACACTAGGTTTAAATGGTATCCTTGGTGCTCTAGTAAGTCAAAAAGTTGATAAATAGGTACATTGTGTAAAACTAAGCACAATTAGTGAAGTTGCAGCTGAATCTCACCTTGCCCTTCAGAGCATGTAGGAGAACCTATGGTAGCTTTTCAGTTGTCATAAAAAGTCAAGTTTACTTATTAAACATGGCAACCTGTGTATTgaagtaaatatatataaatatatagatgcaaatataaaaggctaattctgtggtaataaaaaacaaagatcCCTACATTCAGGTGGTGGTACACGAAATAGTACCAGTAAAATTGGCACCATTTTTACTGAATGGAAATAATCACTTGTAAGTCTTAACACtgggattttaaataaagacaaaaatggttatttaaaaacataaaacaatatgTTAAGAAATACTGCAGCAAAGAGTCAGTAACTATTAAGTATTCATTGATAAAATAACTTCCTAAATGGCTTTAAtgcataacatttaaaataatttactaGTTTTATCTTAAATAGCTTTagaacagaggtctcaaactgcATATTGTGCAACCTGCttcttaatatcaagttatgatTATTTctgtacatgttttgtttttgtaatagattccttttgcatcataaatggaTTTTATTGAAAACGTTATATCGTCCAATatccaaacaaacactttcattaCAAATATATTGTTATATCGTGATAAAATGTTAGGTTTATATTGCCCAGCTCAACAAGTTGAACCTTTTTTTCTCCCGACAGGCCGCTAATGACCAGACTAAATGCTCAGTGGTCCCCAGgatatttgagtttgagacccctgctttagaaGTTCTCTCAGTCTTGTATATCTATAGTGATAACTTGTACTCGCCGCAAGGTGGAGCTAAAAAGTCACCTTTGGCCTTTGCGATGCGGGAGCAAAGCGGCGGTGCTCCAGCTCAGAGCTTGCCCAGCCCCCCACACGCCAAACCGGCCTGCCTCAGTTCAGCAAGGCGGGGGGCGGGAGAAGTGCGGCTGTTGCTGAATACCCTGCTCTTGCGGCTGGCATTTCACCTACGCCGTATTGAAAGTGCAGTCGTCGGGCAGTCTTTTTGACATTTCTTGGGATGTTGCTATCACCCACATCTCTTTAAATAGTGGTTTCCACCGCTTTTGTGGTACAAGttttcccagcagcagcagctaatcACAAAGGCGTCCAGTCAGCTACTAGCCGATGTTAGCTAACAGTATGCTAGCTTGCTAACAACACAGCCGGTGAGGACGGGCACATCCTTGCGCAGCCGTTACGCGCGTTAATCTCCGCTGACTCTCCGTATCATATGTTCGCTGTTTTGTGAAAACAGTTCAGTGAATGAATTGGCTGTCGCCACTCATGACCGGGATACTCCAAGCAACAATTCTGCAAAGCTTAGCGGGCTCAGTTGCATGTTTTTCAGCTCCCCACGACGGAGCTTCGCTTTGATACACGGAGGGATGGTGGTGGACATGCTAACGCTGCTCCGTCTGTGTGAAGAAGTGAGTGcgtgaagaagagaggaaacgCTGTAGCCAAGTGGGAGTTGTCGGTTTTGTTTATGATAATTGCAATTCCGGGGTGGACGAACCTGACAATACTTGAACGCGGCTGAACTGAAACTGGGAATATCGCGAACAGACCGAAGGGATTATTTTTGTGTCTATTAAGTGGATTTTCGGCCTCCTCATTCAGGGTCGTCGAGGGAACACCGTAAGTGTTTTTTGACATTGAGTGAACCCACAAGACATTTCCCTGTCCCAGCGACCTTCCCCACTGCCCCACTCTCCGATGCGGAGATTTCAGTAGCACCGGCAACCAAACCCCCCACGGCGGCCGGACATGCTGAAGTGTATCCCCTTGTGGCGCTGCAACCGCCACGTCGAGTCGCTGGACAGGCGGCACTGCAACTTGCAGACTGTCCCTGATGAGATATTCCGCTACAGTCGCAGCCTGGAAGAGCTTCTCCTCGATGCAAACCAACTCAAAGAGCTACCAAAGGTGTGTAGGCCAAACACGTCAACCGTCAAACTCGGCGTCAacctgtgtcctgtgttttttgtttgttttcaatgcCATAGTAACTCCACAGCACCTgtacacacttttatttacacgtCAAGCAAAGGTCGCTGTCAGGTGGCAGAAGCCCCCAAAAGGCTTGCACTACATTACCTGCACAAGTAGTGAACTAGGAACACATATTTCCTTGTAGGGCTATCAGGAACAACATATCACTAGCACTGTCACAGAAacgtttaatatttaattatataatgGTAATGTCTTTCTGCTTGAAGTTCACTGCT encodes:
- the LOC131459483 gene encoding poly(U)-binding-splicing factor PUF60-like isoform X2, whose translation is MAVTETAGGEALTMENGQGTGSKLGLPPLTAEQQEALQRAKKYAMEQSIKSVLVKQTIAHQQQQLTNLQMAAVTMGFGDPLSPLQSVAAQRQRALAIMCRVYVGSIYYELGEDTIRQAFAPFGPIKSIDMSWDSVTMKHKGFAFVEYDVPEAAQLALEQMNSVMLGGRNIKVGRPSNIGQAQPIIDQLAEEARAFNRIYVASVHPDLSDDDIKSVFEAFGRIKSCTLARDPTSGRHRGFGFIEYEKPQSALDAVSSMNLFDLGGQYLRVGKAVTPPMPLLTPTTPGGLPPAAAVAAAAATAKITAQASMNPFQRDLMAFQEAVAGASVLGALAAPQLLGQQMGIPQAVMAAQAPGVITGVTPVRPPIPVLPQVGLVNPVLASPPVLSNQAGGSNLQEKKEEKEEMLQDGTGQEMLSDQEHMSISGSSARHMVMQKLLRKSESTVMVLRNMVGPEDIDDDLEGEVTEECGKFGSVNRVIIYQEKQGEEEDADIIVKIFVEFSMASEMNKAIQALNDRWFGGRKVVAEVYDQDRFNSSDLSA
- the LOC131459483 gene encoding poly(U)-binding-splicing factor PUF60-like isoform X5, producing MAVTETAGGEALTMENGQGTGSKLGLPPLTAEQQEALQRAKKYAMEQSIKSVLVKQTIAHQQQQLTNLQVAAQRQRALAIMCRVYVGSIYYELGEDTIRQAFAPFGPIKSIDMSWDSVTMKHKGFAFVEYDVPEAAQLALEQMNSVMLGGRNIKVGRPSNIGQAQPIIDQLAEEARAFNRIYVASVHPDLSDDDIKSVFEAFGRIKSCTLARDPTSGRHRGFGFIEYEKPQSALDAVSSMNLFDLGGQYLRVGKAVTPPMPLLTPTTPGGLPPAAAVAAAAATAKITAQASMNPFQRDLMAFQEAVAGASVLGALAAPQLLGQQMGIPQAVMAAQAPGVITEWLKCCQMEKSMSVTPVRPPIPVLPQVGLVNPVLASPPVLSNQAGGSNLQEKKEEKEEMLQDGTGQEMLSDQEHMSISGSSARHMVMQKLLRKSESTVMVLRNMVGPEDIDDDLEGEVTEECGKFGSVNRVIIYQEKQGEEEDADIIVKIFVEFSMASEMNKAIQALNDRWFGGRKVVAEVYDQDRFNSSDLSA
- the LOC131459483 gene encoding poly(U)-binding-splicing factor PUF60-like isoform X4, translating into MAVTETAGGEALTMENGQGTGSKLGLPPLTAEQQEALQRAKKYAMEQSIKSVLVKQTIAHQQQQLTNLQMAAVTMGFGDPLSPLQSVAAQRQRALAIMCRVYVGSIYYELGEDTIRQAFAPFGPIKSIDMSWDSVTMKHKGFAFVEYDVPEAAQLALEQMNSVMLGGRNIKVGRPSNIGQAQPIIDQLAEEARAFNRIYVASVHPDLSDDDIKSVFEAFGRIKSCTLARDPTSGRHRGFGFIEYEKPQSALDAVSSMNLFDLGGQYLRVGKAVTPPMPLLTPTTPGGLPPAAAVAAAAATAKITAQEAVAGASVLGALAAPQLLGQQMGIPQAVMAAQAPGVITEWLKCCQMEKSMSVTPVRPPIPVLPQVGLVNPVLASPPVLSNQAGGSNLQEKKEEKEEMLQDGTGQEMLSDQEHMSISGSSARHMVMQKLLRKSESTVMVLRNMVGPEDIDDDLEGEVTEECGKFGSVNRVIIYQEKQGEEEDADIIVKIFVEFSMASEMNKAIQALNDRWFGGRKVVAEVYDQDRFNSSDLSA
- the LOC131459483 gene encoding poly(U)-binding-splicing factor PUF60-like isoform X1 produces the protein MAVTETAGGEALTMENGQGTGSKLGLPPLTAEQQEALQRAKKYAMEQSIKSVLVKQTIAHQQQQLTNLQMAAVTMGFGDPLSPLQSVAAQRQRALAIMCRVYVGSIYYELGEDTIRQAFAPFGPIKSIDMSWDSVTMKHKGFAFVEYDVPEAAQLALEQMNSVMLGGRNIKVGRPSNIGQAQPIIDQLAEEARAFNRIYVASVHPDLSDDDIKSVFEAFGRIKSCTLARDPTSGRHRGFGFIEYEKPQSALDAVSSMNLFDLGGQYLRVGKAVTPPMPLLTPTTPGGLPPAAAVAAAAATAKITAQASMNPFQRDLMAFQEAVAGASVLGALAAPQLLGQQMGIPQAVMAAQAPGVITEWLKCCQMEKSMSVTPVRPPIPVLPQVGLVNPVLASPPVLSNQAGGSNLQEKKEEKEEMLQDGTGQEMLSDQEHMSISGSSARHMVMQKLLRKSESTVMVLRNMVGPEDIDDDLEGEVTEECGKFGSVNRVIIYQEKQGEEEDADIIVKIFVEFSMASEMNKAIQALNDRWFGGRKVVAEVYDQDRFNSSDLSA